The DNA region gtcaatatttttaaatgtcaaaGTGTGGCTCCATTAATAGAATTCTActctatttaatttcaatttgtattattttgtaaatgtaaaattgttgtaaatcGGCCTTCGTGCTGCGAggacaattttttaataaaccatttttttatcTATCAatctatctttaaaaaaaaaaaaaattccccacATGTAGTGTGTGAGACTTCACACATACCACTTTTCCCCCAATACCAGTTTGGGTATTTCAGCTAATCTGTATTTCAGTCACTGATTATCAACCAAATGGTGTAAAAACATTCGCTATTAAttacatttctaaaaaaaacctacaaacTTCTGAGACTTGGCAACTTGTCTAGAGTGAGAACCAATCCCTCTAATTTCCTCATCTCCTATAGGTCACTCCGCACTGAAGTGTTTAGACTTAGAATGCCTGACCCTGTGAATAAGCAGTTGTTGTTATGACCTATACATCTACTGACCCCAGTCCTTTGCAATCCTCCACCTCGTTTGAGGATTGAAGAACAAATTTCATCCTAAATCCTTCAAAACTCCAGCCCAACCTCCAGCCTGATTGTGATCAATTCACCACTGCACATAATAACTCCATAGAACTCTCGGTATGGGGTAGATGGTATACCCCAAAATTGCCCTCAAATATTTCCTACCAAACATGAACCACTTTGACAAGTGACCATCGTGTGTTTTATAACTAAATGCACTGTACACATTAAAGCTGTATCAAGTATGCAGacagggagggagggagggaggcccCACCCCTTCCCCATGACTCTTGGTTCATATCTTATGAGATGATCTTTACCAATCCAATGTATGTTAAACTTACATCAGGGtcaacaaatattatttgtgttttaccccTACACTAATATTGAAATATTACCGAAAAACTACCTccctgaaaaaataaaaaattcaaatattggTGCCTTATTTCAGAGAAAGAGTATTAATACCATACAAAATATATtcaaaaagcatcaaaaagttaTCACAATAAAATAGGCCTAAATatgttttttgtaatatttctatactatatattattttttctcCTAAAGGCACTTTGAGCACTCTTTGGCTATGTGCACATAAAAAGCTTTGTTAAATactattaaaaagaaaacttttaagaaaaaattCTCTCGACCATGGTCAAGTATCTTAAGCCACGCTCCCATTGGACTTACCGCCGCAAAATGCAAACAGTCTGTAACTTACCGGGGTGGTAAATTACGGCTGAACAGAACAGGCCGATTCGAGTCGCGTTAACTTAACAATGCCGCAAATGCGATTGCACCATTCCGGTAACTGAACAATACTGTCACGTGATTTCCGTTATCTGGTCAGGAATGGTGACCCTGGTGACCTAGCATGTAACTTACACTCCCTGGTATAAGTTACCAGACCAAAAAGTCCAATTCGAACGCGGCTGTAGACCAGATCCATGTTTCCTTTGTCGGTGTGTGCTCTATTTTTAGGAGGGGGCACCTCAAGATGAATTACTTTGGCAAATCTAACAAATAGAATTTCagataacaatttaaaaacaatttacagtTTTGTTTAGAGTATGGAGCTTCCTTTcactaaagaaaaaaagagtctAAATAGTTCTAGGCTTTATCATAGACATATGGTAAAATTTCAGTGAGCATTTatcattaactatttttattattattaatatttatttggccattctgcgaatctgattggaggattagcgcgtacttgaagataaaaaacAATACAGGTGTCCCCGTTGTTAGATTATTACCTATTTTTTGAAAGTGTCATCATAGGATGGGGGTGGAGCTGACGGTTCCTTTGCCTCAATGTCGGGTTGCTCAGGATATGGTGCTCTGTGGAAATAACAAAGAAAGCCATTGAGCGAGGAATGTGgtaaaatgaaaggaaaaacagcAATTTCAGCAATTATACACAcatcaactacatgtatcaagGTGAGATGGGGAAGTTTTTAAAGAGTGGGTAGTTTTGTGGACAAGCAGTCAAGCAAAtcagactcaagctcttgtgtttctgatgagcagagtgtgggttcgagtcccagtcttaacacttAAGAAAGTCACTATAGGCCAGCCACTTTGCTttatccttcagatgggacaaaGAGTCAATAAGTCATTAATGTGTGTAGACtcgtggacaagtcgttaatggtctgccagggtgagatagtcgagttgtggcggtgcccTCGctagatcactgctctcgcacATACTGCAGGTTTCCGGGACTGTAGTCGtaagagcagtagtctcgcggggccacAGCAGTCTTGCGAGAAAACTCTGGACAgacttgtctacaagtctaATTTGTGTGAGTGATGGCTGTAAAACAATTAATACGCAGCACCTTAAACCTTAACATGATCTCTTTCAGATGTGAAAAAGTAGGCTCTGTAATAGCGATGCGCATAGCATCCAAAAATAGTTACAattattaaaagtaaaatattattattggaagATTTATTATCATGGTCATTCAACCCTTAATTCATAATGCAAAAGAATTATTAGAGTCCTGAATAGACAAAAAATAACAGTAATTATGGAAGTTATCAGTTATATGAAAGCAAGCTTCAAAATGATCATTCTATAACacaattattaaaaagattttgtttcaaaatgttggtAGTTATCAATCATTAATGTTGTTTGTTCTTGTAGAAAGAAGATTCCTAACAAAAACCTTTGATTTAGGCCTATAACGCAGACTATGTCatatttttaaacaagtttacaacaaaattgttttgcagTTTACATAGGAAATTGAGTGTTCCCCCTTCTCCCCTCAAAATAGtagtataaataatttttgtatctggtAGTTTACATGGTCTGACTGGGTGTGTATGGACAATATTCTTAAATCCGTGTACATTGTTTCTTTTGCAATATTTGTcactttttgaatttttttttgtgatttttaaacTTGTGCgagtaatgattttttttttttttttttttagagtaatAAAGTTTCTTATGTCTTATAAAGTCTACTATTTAATTAAACAGAATCTTTGCATGGTGCAAGATATTCCTTTCTTCTATTCCGATCccatttttgtaaattaaactTACTGAGTTGGGTAGGGAGCTCCAGCTTGCGGATACTGTACTGGGGGAACTTGAGGATACTGTGCAGGAGGAACTTGAGGATACTGTGCAGGAGGAACTTGCGGATACTGTACTGCAGGAACTTCCGGATACTCTTGAGGTTGTACTTGCCAACCTTGTGGTTGTCCTTGATGAACAGGCGGCCCCTGGTAGCTATTTCCTGCCCCGGGGCCATAAACGCCAGTTGGCCCCACCGCTGGCGGATGGACCATAGCCGACTGTGTCCCTGACGAGTTAAATCCAAGAGTTCTGAACCTAGCTGATTGTTGTGTCACATTTTTCATCTCCTTTTCCTGCTTCTGCCACCGCATGAAAAATATGCCAGTGAAAATGGCACAGATGACACCAATAACGAACATGATGGCACCTGGGGCTACTAAAACAGTGCCCCGGCCACCAAACAATATGGCCCCCCCGGCTAGTCCGAAGAACAAGGCGAACATACAAAGGCCCGTTCCCAAGATCATGGAAGGCTTCCCGGCATTACGAGTCTGGGGTACGTGTATGGGAGGAAGGGCACCTTGGGGTGGGGCACCTTGGAATGGGGCAGCTTGGGGTGGGGCACCTTGGGGTGGGGCACCTTGGGGTGGGGCTCCTTGGGGTGGGGCACCTTGGGGTGGGGCACCTTGGGGTGGGGCACCTTGGGGTGGGGCACCTTGGGGTGGGGCTCCTTGGGGTGGGGCACCTTGGAATGGGGCACCTTTGGGTGGGGCACCTTGGGGTGGGGCACCTTGGAATGGGGCACCTTGGGGTGGGGCACCTTGGGGTGGGGCTCCTTGGGGTGGGGCACCTTGGGGTGGGGCACCTTGGGGCGTCATATCCGTCTGGAGTTTCTTAGTGGTTGAATGAACAAAgttgagtaggcctacatcaaatGTTCACCGACACTCTACAAGAAGGCCTGAAGTAGCTtcaaaagagagaaaaacatGATCATCATTGCAATAGAATCTCATCATAATAACATTTATTAATTGTGTGGTACAGTGTCTAAATGCAGCAACAGAACTTCATCAGGCTGCCATCATCTCTGTCAACTGCCCTGTAATAGAGTATCACTGCATTACTTTTCCAATATACAAAACTTGCACCAGTAGTTAAATCTGAtgccttttttgtttaaaggcagtggacactattgataattactcaaaataattattagcagaaaacctttcttggtgatgagtaatggtgagaggttgatagtttaaaacattgtgagcaacggctccctttgaagtgccatagttttcaagaaagaagtaactttccacaaatttgatttcgagacctcagatttagaacttgaggtcttgaaatcaaccatctaaacgcacacaactttgtgtgacatgggtgttctttctttcattattatctcgcaagttcgatgaccgattgagccgattgaggtttgttattttatgcatgttgagacacaccaacaaATTAATATGCATTATGCTGGAACCACTGACTGGGTACAATCAGAAGGCAGACAGATTGAATTACAGGTAATAACTGTTGGGGGCACAATTCTTGTTCTAAATGGTCTGCTGAACAGATGTTCCCTGGACCCCCACAAACTGAAATGATTAAAGCATTGAAAATTTACACACTATGTGAAGATTAAATGTATTCAAGATCAAAGGATGCAAGTTCTTTTTGCACATTGTAGAGTCAGAAGGATCTGTTTGTGCACATTCGGGTCCCCCAAAAAAAGAAGGAGATGAAGAACTCAACGTCTCAAGTGGTTCAATAACTGGAGGACAATCACATTGTGTAGCTCTAGACTATTTTTTAGAGTCTAGAAAtgaactactttttttttaaatccgtCATTATCGGTCATGTCTAGTTGCAATattaaccctcctcccaacggcgaAGCCTCGGCTATGCCGCTGGGGGGAGGGTTACGTTTTTTTAAAAATCGCAACCAGGTCATGTCCGTACTACACTGCGACCAATATTGACAAATTTTGAAACAACGAGCCTTTCTCATACAGCTAACAACAATGGCTTTATATTATAGTCTAGTCATGGAGGAATTGGTCTAGCTAGTCTAGTTATAAATAAGTTAGTTACGAGTAGACTAAGATTAAGAAGAGATTAGAATTAAGATTAAACAACTACTACAACCCAAGAATAGAACAACAATTTGCAAATAAAACtatagttgtgataacgtaatcCTCCTCCCGCAAGCTTCAGGCTTCGCCGTCGGGGTTacgttataaaaaataaaataaattaatgtaaTGGTAATGTATACTATTGTCCACACAAACTGTGGTGATTTTACATGTtattgtaatagcgccctctcttggcagACTTTAGACGGTTAAAACATGGCTACCTAGTTACAGACATGTAGCAGttcatgaataaatataatCAAAGAATAATCCTTGCCATCCGTGTAATCTCAAATCAAaacatggtgtcagaagtgaAGATTTCTCCTGTCAAGACAGTATAGCTGAAGATTGATAGAAGGTGAGCCATAAATCAGCCATAAAACTCAAGAATTGATGATATAAAAAGACATTGAAAAAAAACGTTGTAACGTTTCTTGTCGAACTGATCTCATACGTTGGGGGACGGGCTTTGCTCCTCCTGTTGTCTAGctattacaggctttataataGGGGTATGTACCTGACAGAGATCAATAATACTCATCAATAAAAGGACAATCTTGAACACTAAAATGGCACATCTACCCCATCTATCACAACCTCCGGCATTGGATCTGACTGGCAACCTTGCCGAGAATTGGAAACGGTTCAAGCAGcgatatacattgtataatatAGCTTCAGAATTAACTGAGAAAGATGATAAGACTCAGACATCAACTCTCCTTCATATCATAGGGGAGGCAGCCCTCGACATCtacaacacatttatttttgaatcggaagatgatagtatgaaacaaGATGTTGTGCTAAAGAAGTTTGAGGAATACTGCATGCCGAAGCGCAATATCACATTTGAACGCCACAGATTCTTTACCAGAGATCAGCAACCAGGAGAAACCATTGATCAGTATGCTACGGAACTCCGTACCCGCAGTAAATCTTGTGAATTCGGCGAGCTTAAAGATTCGCTAATCAGAGATCGCATCATTTGTGGAATTCCAGAGGATAGCTTAAGAGAGAGACTCTTAAGGGGAGATAACCTCACTCTGGAAAAAGTCATGCAGCTATGCAGAGCAGCAGAAACCACAAAGCTACAAGCAAAAGAGCTAGCTCCATCCGGCAAGCCAGTAGTAGATGCAGTACGAGCAAAAGATCGAAGATCGAATGGCAAAGGAAATTTCTCCAAAAAGTCTCCACATGCTTTGAATAAGGGTAACAAGACATGTTATCGATGTGCCCAAACACACGAGTATGGTGCATGCCCTGCTCATGGAAAAACGtgcacaaaatgtgaaaaaataaatcactttGCAAAAGCCTGCAAGGGTGCACAAAGCTCTCCGTACAGacagaaaaatgtacacaacGTCACTGAAACTCCAGAAGATATGGAAGAATTCTTTGTGGATGTGATAGACAGTGATTCAGGCAACGATGAATGGAAACTTCAACTCCATACACATGGTATAAAAGCAAACTACAAGTTGGATACAGGGGCTCAAGCAAATCTCCTTCCTGAAAAGCTGTTTCAACAAATGAAACCACAGCCAAAGCTTCACGCAGCAAAAGTAAAGGCTACAGGATATTCGGGAGTAGACATACCCATCACCGGCAAATGTATGGTGAAAGTGCAACACAAAAGTAAGAACTACTTCATTGCATTTCTAGTCACACCAGGTAATCATCAGCCATTGTTAGGGTTGCAAGCTTGTGAGAAGATGAACCTCATAAAAAGAGTACTAAACATCACTAAAACACCCCTCGAAGTAGAAGATTTTGCAGATGTGTTCACCGGGTTAGGATGCCTACCTGGAACACACCACATCACAACAAGTGAAGATgccatacatacatacatacatacatacatatcagcatttatatgaggcgcctttttcccaaggttacaaagcgcctacAGAAGATGCAACAAAGAAAGAAATCCAAACCCAAGATGTTCCAATGTAAAGTGAAGTAAACGAGTCAAGTATTTCTGTACAAGTGAGTCTTAAGTAGTTTTTTGAATTGTTTATGTGAAGTTGCATGGCGAAGATGTGATGGTAATGAGTTCCACAGGTTTGGAGCACTAGCAGAAAAAGCACGCGAACCAGCTCTGGAGACGGTGCGATGTACAGCCAAGAGGTTCTCTGAGGAAGAGCGTAGGGAACGCGGTGGGACATACGGTTGTAGCATGTCGGATATGTATGATGGTGACTGGTGGGCAAGGGATTTGAAGACATGAAGACAAAGTTTGAAGTCAATTCTGTTTGAGATGGGCAGCCAGTGCAATTTCTGAAATAGTGGTGAAATGTTGTCGTGACGACCGGTCTTAAAGATGAGTCTGGCTGCTTTATTCTGAACTTTCTGGAGACgatttatgtttttctttgtggttCCTTTCAAAAGCGAGTTGCAGTAATCTAGTCTTGACAGCACAAGTGATCTAACAACGGAATGACATGTATCCTCATCGATGTAAGGACGTATCTTGGCGATATTTCGTAGGTGAAAGTTGGTGTTCTTACTCATTTGTGCAACATGATCATCCATTGACATCCTGGAATCAAACACAACTCCCAGATTTCGTACCGATTTGGCAGGTGAAATAGTTGTGTTTTCAAAAGTAAACTTGAGGTGACCAAGAGCTTTACTGGCAGTTTTGGAGGAAATTATGATGAAATCAGTTTTATCTGCGTTAAGTTTGAGTTTGTTGGCCACCATCCAATGCTGAATGTCTTTCACACAAGTAGATAAATTGAACAATGCACATTCTGCATCTAACGGGATCTTTGGGTCGATGATGGAGTATATCTGAATATCATCAGCGTACATGTGATATAACATATTGTGCTTACGTAGAATTTCCCCAATTGGGACTGTGTAAAGTGTAAAAGACAAAGGTCCAATAACAGAGCCCTGCGGGGTGCCGTAGTCAAGATTAGTGGTAGTTGAGTCCGCTCCAGGAACATGAACATGGTTAGTGCGACAGTTGAAATAAGATGAAAACCATTGCAAGGCATTACCGGATATACCAAAGCTTTCTTGAAAGCGGTGGAGCATGATGCCATGGTCTAGCGTATCAAACGCCGCTGAGAGATCcaacataacaaacaaaatagcttTTTGTTGATCAATTGCTTTGAGAACGTGATCCTGTACTCTGAGGAGGGCAGTTTCTGTGCTATGTGAATTGCGGTATGCAGACTGGAGTGGTTCAAACAGGTTGTGATGATTAATGTGCTCAGTAAGTCTAGCAGAGACAACTTTTTCATACCTGTCCAGCATGCATGTAGGAAAGTGCCTTTTCCTCTACAGGGAAAGCTCAAAGAAGAGCTGGACAAAATGGAGCAAATGCAGGTGATCACAAAGATAGACCAACCAACAGATTGGGTGTCGTCACTCTGCGTCGTTGACAAGAAAAACGGCAAGCTCCGAGTGTGTCTGGACCCACGAGATCTAAACCGGGCAATCAAGAGACAGCACTACAAATTGCCATCTCGTGCTGAAATTACAGCACACTTTGCAGGAGCAAAATTCTTCAGTAAACTTGATGCCTCAAGCGGATTTTGGCAAATCAAATTAGATGATGCCAGCTCAGAACTTTGCACGTTCATCACACCGTTTGGAAGGTATCGTTTCCTTCGTCTTCCCTTTGGCATCAGCAGTGCACCAGAGGTATACCACAAAATCATCCATGATCTCTTTTCTGAAGTGCCAGGGGTCAACACAATGATGGATGATATCATCGTTTGGGGTTCAACTCGCGAAGAGCATGACCAGAATCTCCGACAAGTACTAGAGATAGCAGAGCGTAATAATCTCAAACTGAACCGAGAAAAGTGTGAGTTTGGGGTGATAAAATTTACCTTCATTGGAGATGTCATCAGCGACCAAGGAGTCTTGCCTGATCCCAAAAAGGTCTCTGCTATCCTCAACATGCAGAAACCTCAAAATAAGAATGATGTACAAAGATTCATGGGGATGATCAACTACATGGGCAAATTCATTCCAGATCTATCTACCAAGTCAGCACCACTATGCAGCTTGCTTGACCAGAAGAATCAATGGATGTGGCTTGAAGCACAGGAAAAGGCGTGGCAAGAACTGAAAGTTATACTGACAACAGCGCCAGTGCTCAGGTTCTATAACCCCAAAAAGCCCATCAAGCTATCAGCTGATGCATCAAAGAATGGGCTCGGTGCAGTTCTACTACAACAGTATGATAATGAATGGGCACCAGTGGCGTATGCATCCAGAGCCATGACAGCGGCCGAGACAAGATACGCCCAAATTGAAAAGGAACTGTTAGCCATAACCTATGCATGTGAACGCTTTCACCAGTACATCTACGGACAACAAATAGAAGTGGAAACTGACCATAAACCACTCATTCCGTTGTTCACTAAACCACTGTGTGATTGTCCATTAAGAGTACAACGCATGCTCATCAGAGTACAACGCTACGACTTGAAAGTGTCTTACACACCGGGTAAATGTATACCGCTGACACACTTTCATGGGCAGTCGATCCTCATGCAGATAAAGACAGCTCCAAAGAGGATGACATTCAAGCCTATGTCAATACAATATTGACCAACATGCCAGTGTCCTCTAACAGGAAGAAAGAAATCGCCCTGGAGACAAAACGCGATGAAACCCTCAAGACACTGAGCACAATCATCAATGAAGGTTGGCCCGACGTGAAGAGCAAATGTCCAGTTGCAATCAGCGATTACTGGAACGCACGTGATGAACTTTCACAAGCAGACGACATGTTGTTCAAGGGAACTAAAATAATCATCCCAACATCAATGCGCCGAAGCATGCTTGAGAAAATCCATGAAGGTCACCTCGGCATTGAGAAATGTAAACGTAGAGCCAGAGAAGTTATGTATTGGCCTCGCATCAACCAAGATGTAGCTGACATGGTAAAAAATTGCAACTCATGTCAAACATACCAGCCAAAGCAGACGGCAGAAACACTCCAGCCGCACCCTACTCCCGACCGCCCATGGCAAAAGGTAGGAGCAGATTTGTTCACACTCAACAGTAAGAACTATATAGTCATTGTAGACTACTTCTCACAATTTGTAGAAATTTGCACATTGACAAGCACAACCAGCGGCACAGTGATTAACAACTTGAAGTCTGTGTTTTCGCGACAGGGAACTCCACATGAAATGTTCACCGACAATGGACCCCAGTTTTCCAGTGCTGaattcaaacgcttttcagcaGATTGGGACTTCACACACACCACATCGAGTCCCCACTATCCTCAGTCAAATGGATTGGTGGAAaatgctgtgaaaattttcaagaacATGATCCGCAAAACAGTTAACAGTGGCCAAGACATCTATAGAGCTTTGCAGATTTATCGCAGTACACCACTTGAGTGCGGGAAATCCCCAGCAGAGCTGCTGTACAACAGAAGAATTCGTTCCAATCTTCCCATTGTGGACAGCTTGCTTGGTTTTAAACATCTGGACAGTAAAGCATTCAAGCAAAGAAAGGACGcacaaaaggaaaaacaaaagggtGGATCCCGTGACCTTCCTCTACTTCAAGTAGGAGATACCGTGAGGCTGCTGGATACGACTAAGAATATGTGGTCTCAGGGCGGAGTAGTTACAGCCGCATTGCCAAACCGTTCATATCAAGTAGATACAGGCAAGGGCACGAGACGTCGTAATAGGCGGCACTTGAGAGTTGCTTCACAACCGCCACAGCAGTGTGATTTCATCGAGCCATCATCCAAAGAACAGGATTTCGAAACAACCACGACCGCAACAGCAGTTGAGCCGAACAACAACGACATCACTCAACCAACAGCTACTATGACCAGGAGCGGACGAGTTGTTAAGCCACCGATAAGACTTGATCTATAAATCGCGAGACTTGCCAAACCTTACTTACAGTCACAGTTAAACTTAGCGTTAATTAGTTTACAGCGTTCATGAGTTTACAGCGTTAATGAGTTTACAGCATTATCTTCAAGTTCTTAAATTTAAAGTTTTCTTGAGGAAatttagttgtttttataaacaccAGTCTTCGAGAATTAACACTGAACTTTTCCGCATCGTCTTCATAACACTACCGCATCGCGATACGCGTATCAACTGGAATGTGAACTTtgaactatatacatgtacactgtcaGGACAATAACTTCATATTATGAACTTCTTTATTTAAAGAAAGGAAGATGTGGTGATTTTACATGTtattgtaatagcgccctctcttggcagACTTTAGACGGTTAAAACATGGCTACCTAGTTACAGACATGTAGCAGttcatgaataaatataatCAAAGAATAATCCTTGCCATCCGTGTaatctcaaatcaaaacaaagcaatcaattcggataactttccgtatggcgccaccaccttttcactcatttttacaaaaagggatatctcattgaggtaaattagatactatattatttcatatcgaatgaaaaagtggtggcgccatacagaaacttttccatcaATTCAATGAGGAGACTGAGACTGGAACAACATGTTTACAATACTCCCTCACTCATTAGATCTTAGAGTAGGTGACTGATTATAGTGATAGtgtatagttgcgataacgtaatccTCCTCCCGCAAGCTTCAGGCTTCGCCGTCGGGGTTacgttataaaaaaaactaaattaatgTAATGGTAATGTATAGGGGGCCTACTATTGTCCACACAAACAGCAATCAATGAGGAGACCGAGACTGGAACAACATGTTTACTTACTCCTTCACTCAGAGTCATAATAATTAGATCTTAGACTTAGAGTAGGTGACTGATAATATAGTGACTGATAGTGACCATCACCAGTACTATTATATTGTACGTAAGCTTTACAGGCTAGACTTACTGTGTTCTCAAAGAATCGAATGGCTCCCGCTTAGACCATTAATTTTTCGACATTTATGTGAATAATGTTACTCAGGGCAACTACTGCACTGGTAACTGCATGGcatgtcggcgctctggacgagttgtcggcgttgtcggcgagttgtcggcttttagtaggaccccaTGTTGTAGATGATGTACAAACGTAAACAAACCACGCCTCAATACTACAAAAAAgtacaacagcgccctctctctGTTTTCATTTTAGAGGAATCAATATTGTCCTGTTTTCATAATCTTTGCAAATATTAAAGCAAAAGTTTGTATGGTGATTATAAACCAATACAGTAACATTTATTACAATTCATAATATTTCAAATCATGACAAGGGGtaggtccagcattttaatcaaatttgggccaaatTAAAAAATCTTAAGAGGTCAGGCATTTTACAGAATTTTGGTTAAAGATTTTGGTATggtcagctttttttttttttttattcaaatccaATTTTAATAGAGTTTCTGTTAATTTAATATTGAAAAGCTCACAAGTTAGTCCAGT from Asterias rubens chromosome 7, eAstRub1.3, whole genome shotgun sequence includes:
- the LOC117293055 gene encoding uncharacterized protein LOC117293055 is translated as MAPGQEIATRGRLFIKDNHKVGKYNLKSIRKFLQYSIRKFLLHSILKFLLHSILKFPQYSIRKLELPTQLKHHILSNPTLRQRNRQLHPHPMMTLSKNRFAKVIHLEVPPPKNRAHTDKGNMDLVYSRVRIGLFGLVTYTRECKLHARSPGSPFLTR
- the LOC117292428 gene encoding proline-rich proteoglycan 2-like → MTPQGAPPQGAPPQGAPPQGAPPQGAPFQGAPPQGAPPKGAPFQGAPPQGAPPQGAPPQGAPPQGAPPQGAPPQGAPPQGAPPQGAPPQAAPFQGAPPQEAGKGDEKCDTTIS